The Miscanthus floridulus cultivar M001 chromosome 17, ASM1932011v1, whole genome shotgun sequence genome has a window encoding:
- the LOC136518283 gene encoding protein EXPORTIN 1A-like produces the protein LLRAIGTHCFQALIQLSSPQLKLVIDSINWAFRHTERNIAETGLSLLLEILKNFQASGFQNQFYKTYFLTIEQEIFAVLTDTFHKPGFKLHVLVLQHLFCVVDGLTEPLWDASSVPYQYTDNAMFVRDYTIKLLGTSFPNMTVTEVTKFVDGLLSSKHDLPSFKNHIRDFLVQSKEFSAQDNKDLYAEEAAAQRERERQRMLAIPGLIAPSELQDEMVDS, from the exons TTGCTTCGTGCAATTGGTACCCATTGCTTCCAAGCATTAATccagctttcaagtccg CAATTGAAGCTTGTGATCGATTCGATTAATTGGGCATTCAGACATACAGAGAGAAATATTGCAGAGACTGGCCTTAGTCTATTGTtggaaattttgaaaaattttcAG GCTTCAGGATTCCAAAATCAATTCTACAAAACCTACTTTTTAACAATTGAGCAAGAGATTTTTGCAGTTCTCACAGACACATTCCACAAACCTGGTTTCAAGCTTCATGTTTTGGTGCTACAACACTTATTTTGTGTG GTTGATGGTCTAACGGAGCCTCTATGGGATGCTTCTTCAGTACCATATCAATATACAGATAATGCCATGTTTGTTCGAGATTACACCATAAAACTCTTAGGAACATCATTCCCTAACATGACAGTAACCGAG GTGACCAAGTTTGTAGATGGCCTTCTTAGTTCAAAACATGATCTTCCAAGTTTCAAAAACCATATTAGAGACTTCCTGGTGCAGTCGAAGGAGTTCTCAGCTCAG GATAACAAGGATCTATACGCGGAAGAGGCTGCCGCCCAAAGAGAAAGGGAGCGCCAACGAATGCTTGCCATTCCGGGGCTCATTGCCCCTAGCGAATTGCAAGACGAGATGGTAGATTCGTAG